The following proteins are co-located in the Salvelinus fontinalis isolate EN_2023a chromosome 29, ASM2944872v1, whole genome shotgun sequence genome:
- the LOC129827667 gene encoding mid1-interacting protein 1-like has product MMQISSDPASNKNSLINVMHRFIAATNNMDETIMVPSLLRDVPLEEQESQQVEVVENNNEPSYPNKQRDMYEHYLLLKSIKNDMEWGLLKREMSGGASFLEMAVKQEEQQSITRGLPVDESSDLEGQFHYHLRGLFGVLSKLTVQADHLTNRYKREIGGANFMR; this is encoded by the coding sequence ATGATGCAAATTAGCAGTGACCCAGCCAGCAACAAGAACTCCCTCATCAATGTGATGCACCGCTTCATTGCTGCAACCAACAACATGGATGAAACTATCATGGTGCCCAGCCTGTTGAGGGATGTGCCCCTGGAGGAACAAGAGAGCCAGCAGGTTGAGGTGGTGGAGAACAACAATGAGCCTTCCTACCCTAACAAGCAGAGGGACATGTATGAGCACTACCTCCTCCTCAAGTCCATAAAGAACGACATGGAGTGGGGCCTGCTGAAGAGGGAGATGAGCGGCGGGGCCAGCTTCCTGGAAATGGCAGTCAAGCAAGAGGAGCAGCAGTCAATAACCAGGGGGCTCCCTGTCGACGAGAGCTCAGATCTGGAGGGTCAGTTCCACTACCACCTCAGGGGACTGTTTGGCGTCCTGTCAAAACTCACAGTGCAAGCAGACCACCTCACTAACCGCTACAAGAGGGAAATCGGAGGTGCTAACTTCATGAGATAG